The nucleotide window ATGTTCGCCGATTGGTTTATCGAATTGGGAGATTTGGTAGGCTTTGGGATTATCTGGGTAAAAATAGTTTTTACGGTCAAATTTTGTATGTTCAGCGATTTCACAATTAATTGCCATTGCCGCTTTCATCCCAAACTCTACCGCGCGTTTATTTAATACGGGTAAAACGCCTGGCATACCTAAGTCTACCACCGTTGTGTTTGTATTTGGTTCTGCTCCAAAATGAGCTGGCGCAGAAGAAAATATTTTTGAATTGGTTTTTAACTCTACGTGAACCTCAAGTCCAATAACTGTTTCAAAATTCATTGCTACGCCTCCTATAAGTTTGGTTTTTCTTTATGGAATGTGGTCGCTTGTTCAAATGCATGAGCGACTTTGTACAGTAAAGATTCTTCAAAATAATTCCCGATAATTTGTAAACCAACTGGTAAGCCGTCTGAGAATCCACAAGGAACAGAAATTGCTGGTACACCAGATAAGTTAATTGGAACCGTCAAAATATCATTGGAATACATCGTAATTGGATCATTAATCATTCCGTCAATTTTAAATGCTGTTGTTGGAGAACTTGGCCCAATAATAACATCGTAGTTTTCAAATACATTCACAAAATCTTGCTTGATTAATGTACGAGCTTGTTGTGCTTTTTTGTAGTAAGCATCATAATAACCTGAACTTAGTGCGTATGTTCCAAGCATAATACGACGTTTTACTTCATCGCCAAATCCTTCCGAACGAGTTTTCTTATATAATTCTTCCAACGTAGTCGCATTGGGAGAACGATAGCCATAACGAACACCGTCAAAACGAGACAGGTTAGAAGAAGCTTCACTGGATGCTAAAATATAATAACTAGCAACGCCGTATTCAGAATGTGGTAATGATACTTCATCCCATGTAGCGCCTAATTTTTCTAGTGTTTTAAGCGCTTCTAACACAGCTTGTTTCACACCAGGATCTACGCCCTCGCCTAAATATTCTTTAGGAACCCCGATACGAAGCCCTTTGATATCTCCAGTTAAACTATCAGAAAAACGCTCTACTGATTGGTTAATCGAAGTGGAATCATTGGCATCCAAACCTGAAATTGCTTCCAGTAAATAAGCATTATCTTCCACATTTTTTGTGATAGGTCCAATTTGGTCCAACGAAGAAGCAAAGGCAATTAAGCCAAAACGAGAAACACGACCATATGTAGGTTTCATTCCTACTACTCCACAAAATGCTGCCGGTTGACGAATCGATCCACCAGTATCGCTACCAAGTGAAAACAATACTTCCCCTGCTGCAACTGCAGAAGCGCTACCGCCAGAAGACCCACCCGGTACACGTGATAAATCCCACGGGTTATATGTTTTATGGAAATAAGAAGTTTCTGTGGAAGAACCCATTGCAAACTCATCCATGTTTAATTTTCCGATATTGATTGTTTGCGCATTTTTTAATTTAGAAACGACGGTTGCATCATAAATCGGATCAAAGTTTTCTAAAATTTTACTTGCTGCTGTTGTTCGCAAGTTTTTTGTCACGATATTATCTTTAATACCAATTGGAAGACCAGCAAGCATATTGTTTGAATCAATTCCTGCATCACTAAGCTCTTCTGCTACACCGAGTGCTGTTTCTTTATTTAAAGTAATAAATGAACCGACTTTATCCTCCACGGCTTCAATTCGGTTAAATGATTCTGTTACTAAATCAAAAGGTGTGATTTCTTTTTTTACTAATTTATCATGTAACTCTTTTACTGAAAAATCAAATAAGCCCAAAATATTTTCCCTCCTTAACGTAATATTATTGCTCCATAATTGTTGGTACTTTAAACATACCATCTTGTTCGTCTGGTGCATTTTTTAGTACTTCTTTACGATCAAGACCTTTAGTTGCCACATCTTCACGTAACACATTCGAAACTTCAATTGCATGGCTGGTTGGTTCGACGTTACTAGTATCTAGTGTATTTAATTGCTCCACTAGCTCAATAATTTTACCAAGTTGACCAGCGAAAGCAGTTGCTTCGTTTTCTGAAACTTCTAATTTGGCAAGATTTGCTACTTTTTCTACGGTTTCTTTTGATATATTTGACAAAATGCCATCCTCCTTTTTAATGAAACTTTCTATGTAACAATGCTTCCCGCCTGATTAAATGGGAAGAACTGTCCTCTCCTGCATAATTATACAACAGGAGAGAACAATTCGCATTGTTTTTTATTAATCGTAAATATGAGCGGTTGCTGCATCTTCGTTTGCTTTTCTTGTAATTAAAGCAGCAGGACCGTCAGTAGTAGAAATATTTACTTGCAAATCAGCGGTTTTTGGGATGTGCTGACCCACTAAATCTGTCACATATTGCGTAAAACCGATGATTTCCGCTTGTCCATAAAATTGTAGTGGAATGTCAATATTAAGTTCTGCTAGTTGACCATCTTCATATCTACCGCGACCAACGACACCAGTAAAGTTTGGATAGTAATCTTCAATCGATTTTTTGAAATTAAGGAAACTATCATTGTCGGTTTTGTGGTCTTTAGCAGATTCCGTCGATGGTAATACATAGTTTTTCTCATCAATTGTATTCCATTTAGAAAGGCTGTCTCCACCTGCTGTTGTATAAGAGATAAAATTCCCTGGGGCAACAGCGTCACGTTCACCTTGTTTATATATCGCAATCGTAACTGGAACATTTTCTAAACCTTTTGTTTGGCGAATTCGGTTTAAAACTGTAGCAGACATTTCTTTACCTTGTTCTAACAAAACATCATCGCTAATTGGTTGTTCATATGTGTCGCCGTACTGTTCTTTTTGATAGTAATCAACCGAATTCATTGCAAGTGCAATCGAAATCCCACCAAGTGCAACGGTATCTTTATCTGTTTGCTTCAAATAATCTTGTTCTAAAATATGGGCTAAATAAATGGGCTTACGGTCCTTACCGTTACCATTACTTTCTGGATTTAAACCATTCGGGTTGTTTTTACTTTTACGGTCTAGCCATTTTTGGAGTGTGTCTTTATCCAAATACTGTCCTTCTTGGAAAAGGTAATTATCTGAGGAATATTCATTTTGAGAAATACGCATCAAACCTGATTCCAGTTCGTTAATATCATATCTTGAGTAAATATTCGAGACAACAAGTCCACGAGATTTACTTGGCTTATATGGTAATACGGTTTTGTAGTAATCAGCTGAGATTTGATTTTTTGTCATGATGCCCGTTTCAGCTTTGGAATCATCTTTTTGTACCACTTTATCGTTAGAATCAAGTTTTGGGGCACAGCCAGAAAGAATCAGCGTTAAACCGAGTGCTGCAATTATGATTTTTTTCATTTGTCTAATCCACCTTCGTCTGGTAAGTACTCTATTAAGTCATTCTCGGACCAAATAGGAATTGCTAGTTCTTCTGCTTTAGCGAGTTTAGAACCAGCATCACTGCCAGCTACAACAACATCCGTCTTTTTACTGACGCTCCCAGAAACATTCCCGCCAAGTGACTCGATTAAGGCTTTTGCATCGTTTCTTGTTAACTGTTCTAATTTCCCAGTTAGAACCACTGTTTTCCCTGCAAAAACAAGTTCTTCTTCGGACATATCTTCTAGCTTTGGTCCTGTATAAGTCATATTCACGTTAGCCCTTTTTAATTCATCTAGTAAGTCATGAACTTCTTCATTCGCAAAGTAGGTGACGATGCTGTCTGCCATTTTTTCGCCGATATCATTAATACTTGTTAATGTTTCTTTATCGGCTATTTTCAAATTATCCATGGTTTCAAAGTGAATCGCAAGTGATTTGGCTGCTTTAGCGCCGACATGACGAATTCCTAAGCCAAATAATAATTTTTCTAGTGAGTTTTGTTTACTTTGTTCAATTGATGCGAGTAAATTGGTTACTGACTTTTCTCCCATTCTTTCTAATTCTAACAGTTTCTCTTTCGAAAGGAAAAACAAATCTGCTACATCTTTAATTAAATGGTGTGTAAACAGTTGAATTATTACTTTTTCACCGAGTCCATCAATATTCATTGCATTTCGAGAAACAAAGTGAATTAAGCCTTCTTTGATTTGCGCTGGGCATTTCGGATTGATACATCTGAGCGCCACTTCTTCTTCTAAACGAACAAGTTCGCTCTCACAAGTGGGACAGTTTTTTGGCATGTGGAAAGGTTCTTCATCACCAGTTCTTTCTTCGGTAATACTTTTAATAACTTCTGGAATGATGTCCCCTGCTTTTTTTATTAAAACGGTATCGCCAATCCGAATATCTTTTTCGGTTATGAGGTCTTCGTTATGAAGAGAAGCCCGGCTAACCGTTGTTCCTGCTACTCGTACTGGTTCTAACACAGCAGTGGGAGTTACCACACCCGTTCTACCAATATTTAGTTCAATATCAAGTAATTTGGTTGGTACTTCTTCTGCTGGAAACTTATAGGCGATAGACCAGCGTGGTGATTTAGCGGTTGTTCCCATTTGACGCTGTTGCTCTAAATCATTTAGTTTCAAAACAATACCATCAATATCATACGCTAAGCCCGCTCTTTTTTCAGTCCACTCATCAATATAAGCGTAAACTTCCTCCAAATTAGCACAAAGTCTGCGCTCTTTGTTCACTTTTAAACCAAGTGTTTCAAGCATATCAAGGCCGTCGCTATGAGTTGTAACACCCATTTCACCAAAATCGGCTACGGCATATAGGAAGATATCTAAATTTCTTGATGCGGCAATTTTTGTATCTAATTGGCGCAGTGATCCGGCCGCTGCATTTCGCGGATTTGCGAACAGCATCTGGCCTTCTTCTTCGCGAATTTCATTTAGTTTTTGGAAAGAGCGTTTTGGCATGAAAGCCTCGCCACGTACTTCAATGGAATAATCTTTTTGTAATTTCATTGGAATGGAACGAATCGTCCGTAAGTTGGCGGTAATATCTTCGCCAATCGTGCCGTCACCGCGTGTCGCACCTTGTTTATATTTACCATTATCATATTGAAGTGATACTGCAAGACCATCAATTTTCAGTTCGCACATATAAGCGATATCTTCACCTACTTTGTCTCGAATACGACGATCAAAATCAGCTAGGTCCTCTTTATTAAATGCATTCGCAAGACTTAACATCGGCGTGTCATGTGCTACTTTTTGAAACCCTTCTAACACTTCCCCGCCAACTCGATTGGACGGAGATTCAGGTGTAACCCATTCCGGATGCGCCTCTTCTATTTGAAGTAATTCTTGCATTTTTTGATCGTATTCGGCATCTTCTACTGTTGGGTTATCAATTACATAATAATCATAGCTGTACTGATCAAGTATGTTAATAAGCTCTTCATACCGTTTTTTATCAGCCATTTCTTCACCTGCTTTTTCCAAATTTATACTTTTTCAATTGGCGCAAATTCTGCGAGCAATCGTTTAACACCTGTTGGACTTGGGAAGGCAATGTCTAGCTCCATTCCGCTACCTTCGCCTTTGACGCTAACAACCGTTCCAACGCCCCATTTTTTGTGGCTAGCTTTGTCGCCAACTGTCCAGCCGAGTGTCTCAGCCCCACTTGATTTATATGCCGTCGTTGCTTTTTGTGGCATGCGTGGTTTGGCATAAGGTTTTTCTGATTTTAATTTATTTTCATTTGCTAGTTCGAGTAAGTCTCGCGGAATTTCGCCAATAAAGCGAGATTCTTGGTTAGAGTAGGGGCGACCGTAGAGCATTCGTGAATAAGCGCTTGTTAAGAAAAGCTCTTCTTCGGCGCGCGTGATACCCACATAAGCTAAGCGACGTTCTTCTTCCATTTCGTCTTCTTCATAGATGGCTCTTGAATGAGGGAAAATCCCTTCTTCCATCCCAACTAAAAAGACAACCGGGAATTCTAACCCTTTGGCAGAGTGGAGCGTCATGAGAGTTACCGCACCATTTTGCTCTTCATTATCTTCTTCTAACTTATCAACATCTGCAACAAGCGCTAAATCTGTTAAGAATGCAATTAACGTTTTATCTTCATTTTCTTTTTCAAAGTTTTGCGTTACAGATAAAAACTCGTCAATATTTTCTAGCCTTGTTTGGGCTTCGATTGTTCGTTCGTTTTTAAGCATCGCGCGGTAACCTGTTTTTTCAAGAATTTCTTCTACAAGTTCTGTTACTGATAAGAAATCTTGCATTTGGGTAAAGCCACGGACTAAGTCATGAAACGCCACAAGATCTTTACTTATTTTGGCAGAAATCCCAGCTAGTTCAATGCGATTAAGTACTTCAAACAAACTTAAATCATACGCTGTTGCAACATTATTGAGCTTTTCAAGCGTACCTGGACCAACGCCCCGCTTCGGTACATTAATAATTCGTGTCAGACTAATATCATCTTCATTATTACTAATAAGTCGCAAATAAGCTAAAATATCTTTAATTTCTTTTCTGTCATAGAATTTTGTTCCGCCAACCATCGTATAAGCCATATTCGACTTCATGAAATATTCTTCCATGACACGGGATTGTGCATTGGTTCGGTAAAGAATCGCAAAGTCAGATAACGGACGACTTGAGTTGTTTACTTCCTCTTGGATTTTCATCACAACATAAGCCGCTTCTTCTTTTTCGGTTAATGCTTTATGGTAAAAAATCTTTTTCCCTTCTGCATTACTAGTCCAAAGATTTTTTGGTTTACGATTACCATTATTTTCAATTACTCGATTTGCTGCTTCTAAAATCCGCTTGGTTGAACGATAATTTTCTTCTAATAAAATGGTTTTCGCATTAGGATAATCTTTTTCAAAAGACATGATGTTGCTAATATCCGCCCCGCGCCAACCATAGATAGATTGATCCGAATCACCAACAACACACAAATTCTTAAATCTAGAAGCAAGTAATTTCACGAGTAGATATTGGGCATGGTTCGTATCTTGGTACTCATCCACGTGAATATATTGGAATTTGCGTTGATAATATTCCAAAACATCCGGAACTCGTTCAAATAACTGAATGGTCACCATGATTAAATCATCAAAATCGAGTGCTTGGTTTTTCTTTAATTTCTTTTCGTATTTTTCATACACTTCGCCGACCATTTTGTCGTAAAAACCGCTAGCTTCTTTCACATATTCACTTGCGGTAATCAGTTCGTTTTTGGCGTTACTGATAGAAGCAAGAATGCCTCTTGGTTCAAATTTTTTCGGGTCAACATTTTTTTCCTTCAAAATGCCTTTGATGACGGATAGTTGGTCACTGCCATCTAAAATAGTGAAATTCCGTTCGTAACCAATTCGGTCGATATCGCGGCGTAAAATACGGACACACATCGAGTGAAAAGTGGAAATCCAAATAGATTCTGCTTCCCCGCCCATCAAATTGCCAATCCGTGATTTCATTTCACGAGCGGCTTTATTCGTAAACGTAATCGCTAAAATATTATACGGATTCACGCCACGTTCCCTCACTAAATAGGCTATCCGATGTGTTAAAACTCGTGTTTTCCCACTACCGGCGCCGGCCATAATTAATAAAGGTCCTTCTGTACTTTCTACTGCCCGTTTTTGTTCTGGGTTTAATCCGTCTACTAACTCTTTTGCATTCAATTGCATTCTCCTATACACCACCATACAAACGTTTGTTCTTATTTTATCATACTAGCCTTTATAATCAAACCGTTTTCTTTGCAAAAATTGCTGCGGTTTCGAGGGCAACTTCTAAATCTTCGTAAATCACATTTCCAACAATAATCGTGTCCGCATATTTTGCCATCTCAGCAGCTTGTTCTGCTGACCGAATACCCCCGCCATACCAAAGTTTTGTTTTGCTAAGAACCTCACTGACGTCCTTAACCACATCTGGATCTCCGTATATGCCACTATACTCCACATAAAAAATGGGCAGATGAAATAAATTCTCTGCTAACCTGGCATATGCTATAATATCTTCTTTGGTTAAATCTGTATTGGCTTCTGTTAACTTAGCCACTTTTGCCTCTTTATTTAAAATGACATATCCTTCTGAAGTCACTCGTTTCCACGGGATAAAATCACCCATTTGTTTAATTAGCTCTTGATGAAGACCGAGTGTCCATTTGCTATTCGTTGTATTTAACACAACTGGAATCAAAAAATGTTCTGCTTCTGGCATAATCATCGCCTCATCACTGACTTCCAAATAAATCGGTAAGTCTGTTTCAGCGAGTAACTCATACAGCTTTTCCACTGCTTCCATTTGCAAATTATCTGTTCCACCAATAATAAATCCATCGGTTCCAGAATGAATGAGCTTAGCTGCAACATTATGAGGTAAATCTTTCGCTGGGTCTAACTTAAATAAATGCTTCATATGCCCCTCCAAATATCTATTATGGGATATCTTATTATAGCATTAGTTACATATCACCGCACCCTTCCGAAAGCAATTTTTAACTTTTTTTAAGCTTTTTTGTCTAATTGATGTTGGGCTAGCTTTTATTTTGTGGTATGATGAGGAAAATTTGATTTTATTCATACAACTTAGGTTTACATAAAAAAATGGAAATGAGGTTATTATGCAGGAAAAAAGGGAAGAATGGGGCTCAAAAGTTGGATTTATTCTAGCGTCTGCTGGCTCCGCAATCGGAATTGGTGCAATCTGGAAACTGCCTTATGTAGCGGCAACTGCTGGAGGTGGCGCGTTTTTCTTATTGTTTTTAGCTTTAACATTATTGGTAGTTATGCCGCTGTTAATTGCAGAATTTGTCATTGGCCGAGGTTCCGGCGGAGATGCAATTCAAGCTTATAAAACACTTGCACCTGGTTCAAAATGGAATTTGCTTGGAAAACTAGGCGTAGTTGGCGCAAGTATTTTATTTTCATTTTATAGTGTTGTCGGTGGTTGGATCATCGCCTACCTTATAAAAGCCATTTCAGGGGGGATCGCTGGGCAAAATCAGGCTAGCTTGTTACATGATTTTCAAGTAACTACCGCAAACCCTTGGATATCGGTTGGTGCGACCATTTTTTTCATTCTGCTTAATGTGCTAGTTATTAGTCGCGGAGTTGTTAGCGGAATTGAAAAAATGAGTAAGTTTATGATGCCCGCATTATTTATTTTATTTATTGTTTTAATTATTCGCTCGTTAACGCTTCCAGGTGCAATGGAAGGGGTCGCTTTCTTCTTGCGACCAGACTTTAGTCATTTCACTGCACAAACAGTCCTTATTACACTTGGTCAGGCTTTCTTCTCCCTTAGTGTTGGAATTTCGGTGATGGTGACGTATAGTTCTTATTTGAATCGTTCTGTTAGCTTACCGCAATCAGCTATTTCCGTTTCCTTAATGAATGTTTTTGTTTCGTTACTTGCTGGATTGGCCATTTTTCCAGCCGCTTTTGCATTTGACATTACACCTGATGCTGGTCCCGGATTACTTTTCGTTATTTTACCATCAATTTTTAATCAATTACCATTTGGGATGTTGTTCTTTATTATTTTCTTAATTTTATTTCTGTTTGCGGCTCTTACTTCGAGTTTTTCCATGTTAGAAGCGACTGTTGCTCCTTTAATGAATAGCGGAATTAGTCGAAAAAAAGCTAGTATTGGGATGGGGATAGTCATTATCTTCATGGCGATTCCAAGTGCGCTTAGTTTTGGTGTTTGGAGCGGCGTACAGATTTTCGGATTAAGTATCTTTGATGCCGCCGACTATCTTGTTTCAAATATTATTTTACCAGTCGGAGCTTTGTTTATCGCTATTTTTGTCGGTTACAGGTTGCCTCGTGAACTGTTGTTGAAAGAATTTACTACTAGCAGCCACTTTGGAAAGAAACTCTTTATTGTTTGGTTGTTTTTGATTAAATATATTGCACCGATTGCGATTATTTTCGTTTTCCTTTCCGCTACAGGGTTACTAGATTTACTCTTTTAACTTAAAAAAGCAATTTCGCTAAAATTTCAGCGAGATTGCTTTTTTTATATTGCCATAAGTACAATGCTTGTTACACAAATTAATATGCCACTTAAGCCAATTGCTGTTCCAATTGCTCGTTTTTCTTTTACATTGGCAAGTGTCGTGAAAATAAAACATATAATGAAGACCCAATGCCACAATAGTGAAAATTCAAGTCCTACGCCGGTTGCAACCATGTTAATGATAAAATAGATAACTGCAATGGCAAGAATAGAAATAATGACAAGCTGATAGGCCTTACTATTCCATTTCTTCAAGTTACACCCCTACCAATCTTATTCTGGTTTTGTCATTCTTGAAAAAACAACATCGTACATGTCATTGCCATAATGAAGTGAACGCTTTACACGTGAAATAGTAGCTGTACTTGCACCAGTTTCTGATTCAATCACATTATATGTTTTCCCATCGTGAAGCATTTTTGCGACTTGGAAACGTTGAGCCATGGATTGTATTTCATTAACTGTACAAACATCATCAAAAAAAGCGTAACATTCTTCTAAATTTTCCAGCGTTAAAATCCCTTGGAAAAATTCATCCAGTCCTTGTCCACGCAACTTCTCTATTTGCATATCTTTACCTCCAAATAATCTCATATATCCTACTTTCATATTTTAACGTACCACCGTGTAAAACACAACCGTTACTCCTTTCTATGGCAACAAAAAATACTACCTTAGAAATTTTACTAAGATAGTACTTTTTATTATTCCGCTTTTGTCCCAATATCCATTCGATAAAAGAAATCGGGGTTATCCAATTTTTGCATTTCCGGATAAAGTAAGTCACGTGCTTCTGTCATTGTGTTTGCTTCTTTCGCTAACAAAAGTACTCGTCCACCGTTTGAAACAAACTCTCCGTCTGTATCCTTCTTTGTTCCAGCATGGTAAATTACCACATCGTCTGCAATTTCATTTAATCCCATTAACTTATTTCCTTTGTCATAGTGATCAGGATAACCAGCACTTGCTAATACGACACCTAATGTTATGCCCTCTTTTTTAAACCGTACATCCGGTTTTTCATCGTGTAGTAATGCTTGTATTAAGGCAGCAAAATCACTTTCTAAACGAGGCAAGACTACCTGCGTTTCTGGATCACCAAATCTAGCATTAAACTCAATCACTTTCGGTCCTTCTTCGGTTAAAATAAGGCCAGCGTATAGAATTCCACGGAAATAACGTCCTTCTTCTACCATACCTTTGGCTGCAGGGCGAAGAATTTTTTCTACGGCTTGCTCTACTACTTTGGGTGAGATATGAGGAACGGGAGAATAGGCGCCCATTCCACCAGTATTAGGTCCCTTGTCTCCTTCATACGCTCGCTTATGGTCTTGCGCAATTGCCATTGGATATACTTCTGTACCGTTCACAAATGCCATCAAAGAAAACTCTTCACCAGCTAAGAAGTCCTCGATAACTACCTTAAGTGAGGCATCCCCGAACTTTTCTTCTAACATCATATCTTTCAACGCAAGCACAGCTTCTTCCATTTCTAGCGCTACTGTGACTCCTTTTCCAGCTGCTAATCCATCTGCTTTAATAACGATTGGAACACCTTTTTGATCTAAATAGGCTTTGGCTTCTGCATAATCGGTAAAAGTTTTCGAAGTAGCTGTTGGAATTGCATATTTCTCCATGAACTGTTTGGCAAAGTCCTTACTTCCTTCGATTAACGCCGCGTTTGCTTTTGGCCCGAATGCTTTCATTCCAGCGTCTTCAAAAGCATCCACCACACCTTCTAAAAGAGGAACTTCTGGTCCAACAATCACAAAGGATATCTCGTGTTCTTTTGCAAACGAAATTAAAGCTGCTTTATCCGTTTCGGAAATCGCTACTAATTCAATCTTGTCTAAACGCATTCCATCATTACCAGGCGCACAATATACTTTCTCTACGTTTTTCGATTCTAGTAACTTTTTACTGATAGCATGTTCTCGCCCGCCACTACCAACTACTAATAAGTTCATTTTATGACACGTCCTTTTTATGAGGATTAATGTTTGAAATGTCGTACATGTGTTAGTACCATAGCGATTCCGTACTTATCTGCCATCGCAATGGACTCTTTATCTTTGATAGATCCACCTGGTTGAATAATTGCTGTAATTCCTGCTTTAGCCGCCGCTTCAACGGTATCATCCATTGGGAAAAATGCATCTGAAGCAAGAACCGCTCCTTTTGCTTTATCTCCCGCTTGAAGAATAGCAATCTCTGCCGAACCAATACGATTCATCTGTCCAGCACCAATGCCAAGTGTTTGCTTGTCCGTTCCAACGACAATGGCATTTGATTTCACGTGTTTCACAATTTTCCACTGTGCCAGTAAAGCAGTCATTTCTGTTTCTGTAGGTTGTTTTTTTGTCACAACTTCATATGTTGCCGGATCTTCTACTACCGAATCACTTGCTTGGATTAGTAGCCCACCATTTACAGAAGTCTTCTCAAAGCTTTCCACTCCACTAGCAAACGGAACAGTAAGTAAGCGAATGTTTTTCTTTTTCGAAAGAATCGCAAATGCTTCATTGCTAAAACTTGGAGCAATAATAATTTCTAGGAAAATTTTACTCATATGCTCTGCTGTTTTAGCATCTACTTCTTTATTTAAAGCAACAATGCCACCGAAAATGGATATTTCGTCCGCTTCGTAGGCTTTTAAATAAGCCTCTTCAATTGTCGTACCTACTCCAACCCCGCATGGATTCATATGTTTTACAGCTACTGCAACTGGCTCACTAAATTCACTAGCGATTTTCAGTGCTGCATCTGTATCACGTATATTATTATAGGATAACTCTTTTCCATGCAATTGTTTTGCAGTACTTATCGCGTTTTTTACTGCCTGTGGTTCTGTATAAAAAGCTGCATCTTGGTGAGGATTTTCACCGTAACGAAGCACTTGTTTTCGATTATAGGTTAAAGTCACTTTTTCTGGGAAAGTTTCTCCCGTTATGCCTGTTAAGTATTCAGCAATTAATGCGTCATAAGCAGCAGTATGTCGGAAAACTTTGGCAGCTAAACGCTCGCGTGTTTCAAATGTTGTCGCACCGTGTTCACTTAACTCTGCAAGTACTGTTTCATAGTCTGAAGTATCAACAACTACAGTCACGGCTGCATAATTTTTGGCAGCAGAGCGTAACATTGAAGGACCACCAATATCAATATTTTCGATAGCTTCTTCTAAAGAAACACCTGGTTTTTGAATGGTTTCTTGAAAAGGGTATAAATTTACTACTACTAAATCAATGGGTTGAATGTGATGAGCTGCAATAGCATCCATATGTGCTTCTGTATCACGTCTTGCAAGTAGACCACCATGAATAGCTGGATGAAGTGTTTTTACGCGACCATCTAGCATTTCTGGAAATTCCGTTACTTCTTCAATCCCAGTCACTGGTATACCGGCTTGTTCAAAAGCCGCTTTCGTTCCACCAGTTGAAATAATCTCCACACCAAGTTTTACTAATTCTTTAGCAAAAGGCACAATGCCGTTTTTATCTGATACACTAATCAGCGCTCTTTTCATGATAATGAATCTCTTCCCCTCCATTTTGAATTAAATGACGAATCACTTTTGGATAAAAAACATGTTCGACTTGATGAATTTTTTCAG belongs to Listeria ivanovii subsp. ivanovii and includes:
- the pcrA gene encoding DNA helicase PcrA; this translates as MNAKELVDGLNPEQKRAVESTEGPLLIMAGAGSGKTRVLTHRIAYLVRERGVNPYNILAITFTNKAAREMKSRIGNLMGGEAESIWISTFHSMCVRILRRDIDRIGYERNFTILDGSDQLSVIKGILKEKNVDPKKFEPRGILASISNAKNELITASEYVKEASGFYDKMVGEVYEKYEKKLKKNQALDFDDLIMVTIQLFERVPDVLEYYQRKFQYIHVDEYQDTNHAQYLLVKLLASRFKNLCVVGDSDQSIYGWRGADISNIMSFEKDYPNAKTILLEENYRSTKRILEAANRVIENNGNRKPKNLWTSNAEGKKIFYHKALTEKEEAAYVVMKIQEEVNNSSRPLSDFAILYRTNAQSRVMEEYFMKSNMAYTMVGGTKFYDRKEIKDILAYLRLISNNEDDISLTRIINVPKRGVGPGTLEKLNNVATAYDLSLFEVLNRIELAGISAKISKDLVAFHDLVRGFTQMQDFLSVTELVEEILEKTGYRAMLKNERTIEAQTRLENIDEFLSVTQNFEKENEDKTLIAFLTDLALVADVDKLEEDNEEQNGAVTLMTLHSAKGLEFPVVFLVGMEEGIFPHSRAIYEEDEMEEERRLAYVGITRAEEELFLTSAYSRMLYGRPYSNQESRFIGEIPRDLLELANENKLKSEKPYAKPRMPQKATTAYKSSGAETLGWTVGDKASHKKWGVGTVVSVKGEGSGMELDIAFPSPTGVKRLLAEFAPIEKV
- a CDS encoding heptaprenylglyceryl phosphate synthase, with protein sequence MKHLFKLDPAKDLPHNVAAKLIHSGTDGFIIGGTDNLQMEAVEKLYELLAETDLPIYLEVSDEAMIMPEAEHFLIPVVLNTTNSKWTLGLHQELIKQMGDFIPWKRVTSEGYVILNKEAKVAKLTEANTDLTKEDIIAYARLAENLFHLPIFYVEYSGIYGDPDVVKDVSEVLSKTKLWYGGGIRSAEQAAEMAKYADTIIVGNVIYEDLEVALETAAIFAKKTV
- a CDS encoding sodium-dependent transporter — its product is MQEKREEWGSKVGFILASAGSAIGIGAIWKLPYVAATAGGGAFFLLFLALTLLVVMPLLIAEFVIGRGSGGDAIQAYKTLAPGSKWNLLGKLGVVGASILFSFYSVVGGWIIAYLIKAISGGIAGQNQASLLHDFQVTTANPWISVGATIFFILLNVLVISRGVVSGIEKMSKFMMPALFILFIVLIIRSLTLPGAMEGVAFFLRPDFSHFTAQTVLITLGQAFFSLSVGISVMVTYSSYLNRSVSLPQSAISVSLMNVFVSLLAGLAIFPAAFAFDITPDAGPGLLFVILPSIFNQLPFGMLFFIIFLILFLFAALTSSFSMLEATVAPLMNSGISRKKASIGMGIVIIFMAIPSALSFGVWSGVQIFGLSIFDAADYLVSNIILPVGALFIAIFVGYRLPRELLLKEFTTSSHFGKKLFIVWLFLIKYIAPIAIIFVFLSATGLLDLLF
- a CDS encoding YerC/YecD family TrpR-related protein produces the protein MQIEKLRGQGLDEFFQGILTLENLEECYAFFDDVCTVNEIQSMAQRFQVAKMLHDGKTYNVIESETGASTATISRVKRSLHYGNDMYDVVFSRMTKPE
- the purD gene encoding phosphoribosylamine--glycine ligase; translation: MNLLVVGSGGREHAISKKLLESKNVEKVYCAPGNDGMRLDKIELVAISETDKAALISFAKEHEISFVIVGPEVPLLEGVVDAFEDAGMKAFGPKANAALIEGSKDFAKQFMEKYAIPTATSKTFTDYAEAKAYLDQKGVPIVIKADGLAAGKGVTVALEMEEAVLALKDMMLEEKFGDASLKVVIEDFLAGEEFSLMAFVNGTEVYPMAIAQDHKRAYEGDKGPNTGGMGAYSPVPHISPKVVEQAVEKILRPAAKGMVEEGRYFRGILYAGLILTEEGPKVIEFNARFGDPETQVVLPRLESDFAALIQALLHDEKPDVRFKKEGITLGVVLASAGYPDHYDKGNKLMGLNEIADDVVIYHAGTKKDTDGEFVSNGGRVLLLAKEANTMTEARDLLYPEMQKLDNPDFFYRMDIGTKAE